The following are encoded in a window of Paenibacillus polymyxa genomic DNA:
- the hpf gene encoding ribosome hibernation-promoting factor, HPF/YfiA family — translation MNLTVRGQQIEVTDALKDYVDKKFSRLEKYFDAPPTSDGSVTLSTTRDLHTVEVTIPLPGLVLRAEDESDDMYASIDAVVDKLERQIRKHKTKLNRKFRQEGSLKTLFVEDPAGGVAVAEDEDVELDELEVVRTKRFLLKPMDVEEAILQMNMVGHNFFVFSNIDNEEVNVVYKRNDGKYGLIERE, via the coding sequence ATGAACTTAACAGTACGAGGTCAACAGATCGAGGTTACCGACGCTTTGAAGGACTACGTTGATAAGAAATTCAGCAGACTTGAAAAGTATTTCGATGCACCCCCGACGTCTGATGGAAGTGTAACGTTAAGCACAACCAGAGATTTGCACACTGTAGAAGTAACCATTCCTTTGCCGGGGCTTGTACTCCGTGCCGAAGACGAGAGCGATGACATGTATGCATCCATTGATGCCGTGGTAGACAAGCTTGAACGGCAAATTCGCAAGCACAAAACCAAGCTAAACCGAAAATTCCGTCAGGAAGGTAGTTTGAAAACCCTTTTTGTGGAAGATCCGGCAGGAGGCGTGGCTGTTGCTGAAGATGAGGATGTAGAACTGGATGAGCTGGAAGTCGTCCGCACCAAGCGTTTCTTATTGAAACCTATGGATGTGGAAGAAGCTATTCTTCAAATGAACATGGTTGGACATAATTTCTTTGTATTTTCCAATATTGACAACGAAGAAGTTAACGTAGTTTACAAGCGCAATGATGGTAAATACGGTCTGATCGAACGGGAATAG